In the Campylobacter showae genome, one interval contains:
- the tatC gene encoding twin-arginine translocase subunit TatC, which produces MFEELKPHLVELRKRLFISVMTVIVMFVVCFSFWNQILDFIIAPLQNTLPDNQKMVFLEVQEPFFVAMKVAFFTGFLFSLPIIFWQFWLFVAPGLYENEKKYVIPFVISATFMFLVGAAFCYYVVVPIGFAFLINFGQQLFSAMLNIGGYVGFFTKLVIAFGIAFELPVITFFLAKLGLVDDKMLKNSFRYAIVVIFIFAAIMTPPDILSQFLMAVPLIGLYGLSIFIAARVNPAKNEEPEQETGEEKEDE; this is translated from the coding sequence ATGTTTGAAGAGCTAAAACCGCATTTAGTAGAACTTAGAAAAAGGCTTTTCATCAGCGTCATGACCGTGATCGTGATGTTTGTAGTGTGCTTTAGCTTTTGGAATCAAATTTTAGACTTTATCATCGCGCCACTGCAAAACACTCTGCCCGATAACCAAAAAATGGTCTTTCTCGAGGTGCAAGAGCCCTTTTTCGTAGCGATGAAGGTGGCGTTTTTCACCGGTTTTTTGTTTTCGTTGCCGATTATTTTTTGGCAGTTTTGGCTGTTTGTAGCACCCGGGCTTTACGAAAACGAGAAAAAATACGTCATACCGTTCGTGATCTCGGCGACCTTTATGTTTCTCGTTGGCGCGGCGTTTTGCTACTACGTCGTCGTTCCTATCGGTTTTGCTTTCCTTATAAATTTCGGCCAACAGCTCTTTTCTGCGATGCTAAATATCGGCGGCTACGTCGGCTTTTTTACGAAACTAGTCATTGCATTCGGTATCGCGTTTGAGCTTCCCGTTATCACCTTTTTCCTCGCCAAACTCGGCCTAGTCGATGACAAGATGCTTAAAAACTCTTTCCGCTACGCTATCGTCGTGATTTTTATATTTGCCGCGATCATGACGCCTCCGGATATCCTCAGCCAGTTTTTGATGGCTGTGCCTCTTATCGGTCTTTACGGGCTTTCTATCTTTATAGCCGCCCGCGTAAATCCGGCTAAAAACGAAGAGCCAGAGCAGGAAACCGGCGAAGAAAAAGAGGACGAATAA
- a CDS encoding helix-turn-helix domain-containing protein: MKVEFKDILRANEQEIAQNSARYGQSAWQEQDRKCKVEFFKGTSGASYCKSEIICNKSVKRRLERSTGYCFLLFNDARKDAGLKAGKKTFCLKAGEFWTGRVDSGFEGICEYQSSSYAGRCIVLKNELASELAAFKNLGEENEICIQTAKINLAQSLILRELLAVSEFEGKMREIFMEAKILELIYKSLGAPKTPEADEKKRDFSDEYVKILNKARQILLSDVQNPPSIKELARACATNEFKLKTGFKSYFGDTIYGLLASERLNAAKKLLERGDVCVSEAAKIVGYASAPHFAKIFREKFGVLPTQILKQKKFYT, translated from the coding sequence ATGAAAGTCGAATTTAAAGATATTTTACGCGCAAACGAGCAAGAAATCGCGCAAAATTCGGCGCGCTACGGACAAAGCGCGTGGCAAGAGCAAGATAGAAAATGCAAGGTCGAGTTTTTTAAAGGCACAAGCGGCGCAAGCTACTGCAAGAGCGAAATAATCTGCAATAAAAGCGTAAAAAGACGGCTTGAAAGGAGCACTGGATACTGCTTTTTGCTCTTTAACGACGCAAGAAAGGACGCCGGGCTTAAGGCGGGTAAAAAAACTTTTTGCCTAAAGGCCGGAGAGTTTTGGACGGGGCGCGTGGATAGCGGATTTGAGGGCATTTGCGAGTATCAAAGCAGCAGCTACGCCGGGCGATGCATCGTGCTAAAAAATGAGTTAGCCAGCGAGTTAGCGGCTTTTAAAAATCTAGGCGAAGAAAACGAAATCTGTATCCAAACGGCTAAGATAAATTTAGCCCAAAGCCTGATTTTACGAGAGCTTTTAGCCGTGAGCGAGTTTGAGGGTAAGATGCGCGAAATCTTTATGGAAGCTAAAATTTTAGAACTAATCTATAAAAGCCTAGGCGCGCCCAAAACGCCCGAAGCCGATGAAAAAAAGCGCGATTTTAGCGACGAATACGTAAAAATTTTAAATAAAGCGAGGCAAATTTTACTAAGCGACGTCCAAAATCCGCCCAGCATAAAAGAGCTAGCTAGAGCGTGCGCGACGAATGAATTTAAGCTAAAAACGGGCTTTAAAAGCTACTTTGGCGATACGATCTACGGGCTGCTAGCAAGCGAGCGGCTAAACGCGGCGAAAAAACTTTTAGAGCGCGGAGACGTCTGCGTGAGCGAAGCCGCAAAAATCGTAGGATACGCCAGCGCTCCGCACTTTGCAAAGATTTTTAGAGAAAAATTCGGCGTTTTGCCGACGCAAATTTTAAAACAAAAGAAATTTTATACGTAA
- the tatB gene encoding Sec-independent protein translocase protein TatB has protein sequence MFGMSLPEIIVIAVIAVLFLGPDKLPSAMVEIAKFFKTVKKTVNDAKSSFDQEIKIQELKEDAKKYKESIAKTTETVRKKLTFEELDELKKGVNDVTSGITDGINDVKKSVEAVKNPGEAVKNAVLGDNEKKEA, from the coding sequence ATGTTTGGCATGAGCTTACCCGAGATCATCGTCATAGCCGTCATTGCGGTGCTATTTTTGGGCCCTGATAAGCTTCCTAGCGCGATGGTCGAGATAGCGAAATTTTTTAAAACCGTTAAAAAAACGGTCAATGACGCAAAAAGCAGCTTCGATCAAGAGATAAAAATCCAAGAACTCAAAGAGGACGCGAAAAAATACAAAGAAAGCATCGCAAAAACAACTGAAACGGTGCGAAAAAAACTCACCTTTGAGGAGCTAGACGAGCTCAAAAAGGGCGTAAACGACGTCACTAGCGGCATCACAGACGGCATAAACGACGTAAAAAAGAGCGTCGAAGCGGTCAAAAACCCGGGCGAAGCCGTCAAAAACGCCGTACTGGGCGATAACGAGAAAAAAGAGGCGTAA
- the queA gene encoding tRNA preQ1(34) S-adenosylmethionine ribosyltransferase-isomerase QueA, producing MSQILNPNSLDAYDYELPLELIANFPTFPKEDARLLVYERASKKISHLKFGDLPEILPPCDIIFNDTKVVKARIFGKKQSGGETELLLNSPLADGKFSVYIKGKVRAGSVLNFGENLTAEVCELFGDGSRTVKFSQNDQLLDTAALYKILSHIGHVPLPPYIKRSDTKDDESWYQSVFAKNEGAVAAPTASLHFSDEMIARLAKGREIAYLTLHVGAGTFKGVESEDITQHKMHAEFYDIPQDTQNLINSNRPILGVGTTVTRCVEEFARSGRSSGECRLFLNLNNKPIRQNYLLTNFHLPKSTLIMLVTSFIGLEQTMRIYKTAVEQKYKFYSYGDAMLVV from the coding sequence ATGAGTCAAATTTTAAATCCAAACTCGCTTGACGCCTACGACTACGAGCTACCGCTGGAGCTAATAGCAAATTTCCCGACCTTTCCCAAAGAGGACGCGAGACTACTAGTTTACGAGCGGGCTAGCAAAAAAATCTCTCATCTAAAATTCGGCGACTTGCCTGAAATTTTACCTCCTTGCGATATTATTTTTAACGACACTAAAGTCGTAAAGGCTAGAATTTTCGGTAAAAAACAAAGCGGCGGCGAAACGGAGCTTTTACTAAACTCTCCGCTTGCGGACGGTAAATTTAGCGTCTATATAAAAGGCAAGGTTCGCGCAGGCAGCGTTTTAAATTTTGGCGAAAATTTGACCGCCGAGGTCTGCGAGCTCTTTGGCGACGGCTCGCGCACGGTCAAATTTAGCCAAAATGACCAGCTTTTGGACACGGCCGCGCTTTATAAAATCCTATCTCACATCGGCCACGTGCCTCTGCCGCCATATATCAAGCGAAGTGACACCAAAGACGATGAGAGCTGGTACCAAAGCGTGTTTGCTAAAAACGAGGGCGCAGTGGCGGCTCCGACGGCGAGCTTGCACTTTAGTGACGAGATGATTGCGCGCCTAGCCAAAGGCCGCGAGATAGCCTACCTCACGCTGCATGTGGGCGCTGGGACGTTTAAGGGCGTGGAGAGCGAGGATATCACGCAGCACAAGATGCACGCGGAGTTTTACGATATCCCGCAAGATACGCAAAATTTAATCAACTCAAACAGACCGATCCTAGGCGTAGGCACGACAGTAACGCGCTGTGTGGAGGAGTTTGCTAGAAGCGGCAGATCTAGCGGCGAGTGCAGACTGTTTTTAAATTTAAACAACAAACCCATCCGCCAAAACTACCTTCTTACAAATTTTCACCTGCCAAAATCAACGCTAATCATGCTAGTAACCAGCTTTATCGGACTTGAGCAGACTATGCGGATTTACAAAACCGCCGTGGAGCAAAAATACAAATTTTACTCCTACGGCGACGCGATGCTGGTTGTATAG
- the hemW gene encoding radical SAM family heme chaperone HemW — translation MLLYVHIPFCESKCPYCAFGSVVGKRNLTSAYFDAMVADFREQILKFDVKKGEIETVFIGGGTPSAVDGGYYERLFEAVAPYLAANAEITTEANPNSASLAWLSQMKSYGVNRVSFGAQSFFEDKLKFLGRIHDARQIYEAVSNAKTAGLENINVDLIYSTKLDTKKRLEQEAQNIRNLGVSHVSAYSLTLEENTPFAGKINYAKDSPRLAKFMIDRIEETGLKQYEISNFGQICRHNLGYWQGKFYLAIGAYAVGFWRDHRFYNASNLNAYVKNPHAKKIENLSADELNLERIFLGARSIVGIDQNSLNAEQEQRARLLKNSGKLKFKNGRYYAKKFLTADEISLFIAG, via the coding sequence ATGCTTCTTTACGTCCACATCCCTTTTTGCGAGAGCAAATGCCCATACTGCGCCTTTGGCTCGGTGGTGGGCAAACGAAATTTAACGAGCGCGTATTTTGACGCGATGGTTGCGGATTTTAGGGAGCAAATTTTAAAATTTGACGTAAAAAAGGGCGAGATCGAGACGGTTTTTATCGGAGGAGGGACGCCAAGCGCCGTGGATGGGGGCTACTATGAGCGGCTATTTGAAGCAGTCGCGCCATATCTTGCGGCAAACGCCGAGATCACGACGGAGGCAAATCCAAACTCGGCAAGCCTAGCGTGGCTATCGCAGATGAAATCATACGGCGTAAATCGCGTAAGCTTCGGTGCTCAAAGCTTTTTTGAAGATAAGCTGAAATTTCTCGGGCGTATCCACGACGCGAGGCAGATCTACGAAGCGGTCTCAAATGCCAAAACCGCGGGGCTAGAAAACATAAACGTCGACCTCATCTACAGCACGAAGCTAGACACCAAAAAACGCCTCGAGCAAGAGGCGCAAAATATCCGAAATTTGGGCGTTTCGCACGTGTCGGCGTACTCGCTAACGCTTGAGGAAAATACACCCTTTGCCGGCAAGATAAACTACGCAAAAGATAGTCCGAGGCTAGCTAAATTTATGATAGATCGCATCGAAGAAACCGGACTAAAACAGTACGAAATCTCAAATTTCGGTCAAATTTGCAGGCATAATCTTGGCTACTGGCAGGGCAAATTCTACCTTGCCATCGGCGCTTACGCAGTCGGATTTTGGCGCGATCATCGCTTTTATAACGCTTCAAATTTAAACGCCTACGTCAAAAATCCGCACGCTAAAAAAATAGAAAATTTAAGCGCGGACGAGCTAAATTTAGAGCGTATATTTTTAGGCGCTAGAAGCATCGTGGGCATCGATCAAAATAGCCTAAACGCCGAGCAAGAGCAAAGAGCGCGGCTGCTAAAAAATAGCGGAAAATTAAAATTTAAAAACGGGCGATATTACGCCAAAAAATTCCTTACTGCGGATGAAATTTCTTTATTTATCGCAGGCTGA